One window from the genome of Bacillus weihaiensis encodes:
- a CDS encoding ArsR/SmtB family transcription factor, producing MSTIDLDLKVKFLHGFSHRVRIQILDCIKHEEKAVSQIVKEIEGNQSNISQHLACLKGCGLIVGRQEGKYVYYSLSNQKVRDLLTMFEDVLVDIQTDVSCCENHIS from the coding sequence ATGTCTACTATTGATTTAGATCTTAAAGTGAAGTTTTTACACGGCTTTTCACATAGAGTTAGAATTCAAATTCTTGACTGTATTAAACATGAAGAGAAAGCTGTTTCTCAGATAGTGAAGGAGATTGAAGGGAATCAATCAAATATTTCTCAGCATTTAGCGTGTCTTAAGGGCTGTGGACTTATCGTTGGAAGACAAGAGGGGAAATATGTTTACTACAGTTTGAGTAATCAAAAGGTTAGGGATTTATTAACGATGTTTGAAGATGTGTTAGTTGATATTCAAACGGATGTTTCGTGTTGTGAGAATCATATAAGCTAG
- a CDS encoding protein-tyrosine phosphatase family protein, whose amino-acid sequence MQNQEKHESEKNYHELIKDRIFIGGANDIHDVMNKENIDIAFDLRAEAKQEKTALYDYKHCPIVDDADYQDESVKHSIDQVVDAYNQGKNVYFHCQGGSNRTGTVAIGTLLALREAESLEEAEEIAKAARPKINVKPNMKDTLKRIFKQA is encoded by the coding sequence ATGCAAAATCAGGAGAAACATGAATCTGAAAAAAACTACCATGAACTAATTAAAGATCGTATCTTTATTGGGGGAGCAAATGATATTCATGATGTGATGAATAAAGAGAACATTGATATTGCATTTGATTTACGTGCTGAAGCCAAACAGGAAAAAACAGCACTTTACGATTATAAACATTGTCCAATTGTAGATGATGCGGACTATCAAGATGAATCAGTGAAACACTCAATTGACCAGGTTGTTGATGCATACAATCAAGGCAAAAACGTATATTTTCATTGCCAAGGTGGTAGCAATCGAACGGGTACGGTTGCAATTGGGACGTTACTTGCGTTAAGGGAAGCGGAATCACTTGAAGAAGCAGAAGAGATCGCTAAAGCAGCACGACCTAAAATAAATGTGAAACCTAATATGAAGGATACGTTAAAACGTATTTTTAAACAGGCATAA
- a CDS encoding heavy metal translocating P-type ATPase, whose amino-acid sequence MSDTCCSTENLQTGPKKDTCCSSKEETKAAPASACCSSNQENRIPVKVEKKSTCCSNEPTGTTEKFSYRISGMDCPSCALTIEKGLSGMYEVEAVKVHYNSAKLDVTMKDSSAIDRMEKEVGKLGFSIEPLPKNKKAKTYVIEGMDCGSCAKSIENHLNTISKVQNVSVNFSTGKMKIEHENSVEEIISEVSKIGFKASLEEKNKENTVTAKKENSYIITSGVLILLGFVGSYGDVTPLLTTIMYAAAMVMSGFKPVKSAFYALKSRSLDMNVLMSAAAIGAALIGEWLEGATVVWLFSLGTYLQNRSIEKTRNSIRSLMDLAPSEAWVKQGTQVVKKPVEEIGINDILVVKPGEKIPLDGEVLQGESSVNQAPITGESIPVDKLIGDLVYAGTINESGSLEIKVTKLVEDTTIAKIIHLVEEAQEQKAPTQAFVDRFAEIYTPIVFILALAVMILPPLVGFGTLDEWLYKGLELLVIACPCALVISTPVAIVSAIGNAAKNGILIKGGTFLEKAGSLDAIAFDKTGTLTEGKPKVTSVKTYKIPERELLSIALTLEEYSSHPIAKTIVEYATNLKISSKQGEMFKSIVGKGVQATINKEVFYAGNKRLFEELNISLKRYEYELQNLQSDGKTVVIIGTSKEILGVIAVADTIRPTTVKALKGLKQVGVNQIVMLTGDNNGTAERIATEANVSRYFAELLPEDKVEAIKQLQKEGYTVAMVGDGINDAPALATSDLGIAMGGAGTDTAMETADIVLMADNLEKLPHTVKLSRKALTIIKQNIWFSLIIKLIALVLIFPGWLTLWMAVLSDTGAALLVILNALRLLRVK is encoded by the coding sequence ATGTCAGACACATGTTGTTCAACTGAAAATTTACAAACAGGACCTAAAAAAGACACATGCTGCAGCAGTAAAGAAGAGACAAAAGCAGCCCCAGCATCAGCCTGCTGTAGTAGTAATCAAGAGAATCGAATACCAGTGAAGGTAGAAAAGAAATCCACATGCTGTAGCAATGAGCCTACGGGCACAACTGAGAAGTTTAGCTACCGAATTAGCGGAATGGATTGCCCTTCATGTGCCCTTACTATTGAAAAAGGACTAAGTGGCATGTATGAAGTAGAGGCTGTGAAGGTGCATTACAACAGTGCGAAGCTAGATGTGACCATGAAAGATTCTTCTGCAATCGATAGAATGGAAAAGGAAGTGGGGAAGCTTGGTTTCTCGATTGAGCCCCTTCCTAAAAATAAAAAAGCGAAAACGTATGTAATTGAGGGAATGGATTGTGGTAGCTGCGCAAAAAGTATTGAAAATCATTTAAATACTATTTCTAAAGTTCAAAACGTAAGTGTGAATTTCTCGACAGGAAAAATGAAGATTGAGCATGAAAACAGTGTGGAAGAGATTATTTCAGAGGTATCAAAAATTGGATTTAAAGCTTCTTTAGAAGAAAAAAACAAGGAAAATACAGTGACTGCAAAAAAAGAAAATAGCTATATTATCACTTCAGGTGTACTTATTTTACTTGGATTCGTTGGTTCATATGGAGATGTGACTCCCTTACTAACAACGATTATGTATGCAGCTGCTATGGTGATGAGTGGATTTAAGCCAGTGAAAAGTGCGTTTTATGCATTGAAAAGTCGATCTTTAGACATGAATGTCCTCATGTCTGCTGCTGCCATTGGTGCTGCTCTGATTGGAGAATGGCTTGAGGGGGCTACTGTTGTTTGGTTATTTTCTTTAGGGACTTATCTTCAAAATAGATCCATTGAAAAAACAAGAAATTCCATTCGTTCATTGATGGATTTAGCTCCTTCAGAAGCATGGGTGAAACAGGGTACGCAAGTAGTAAAAAAACCAGTTGAAGAAATAGGGATTAATGACATATTAGTTGTTAAACCTGGTGAGAAAATTCCCCTTGATGGAGAGGTTTTACAAGGAGAGTCTAGTGTAAACCAAGCACCGATTACAGGTGAATCAATACCAGTTGATAAATTAATTGGGGATTTAGTATATGCGGGTACTATAAATGAAAGTGGTTCTTTAGAGATAAAGGTCACAAAGCTAGTGGAAGATACAACAATAGCCAAAATCATCCACTTAGTAGAAGAAGCTCAAGAACAAAAAGCACCTACACAGGCCTTTGTCGATCGATTTGCGGAAATTTATACACCGATTGTATTTATACTTGCATTAGCCGTTATGATTTTACCGCCACTTGTTGGGTTTGGAACACTTGATGAATGGTTATATAAGGGACTTGAATTACTAGTGATCGCTTGTCCATGTGCGTTAGTTATTTCTACTCCAGTTGCGATTGTATCAGCTATAGGTAATGCGGCTAAGAACGGTATTCTCATTAAAGGTGGAACCTTCTTAGAAAAAGCAGGAAGTCTTGATGCTATTGCTTTTGATAAAACAGGGACTTTAACAGAAGGAAAGCCAAAGGTGACATCGGTTAAAACGTATAAGATACCTGAACGAGAGCTGTTGTCGATTGCCTTAACATTAGAAGAATACTCATCACATCCAATCGCCAAAACAATTGTAGAGTATGCAACAAATCTAAAGATATCTTCCAAGCAAGGAGAAATGTTTAAAAGCATTGTAGGAAAAGGTGTTCAGGCTACGATAAATAAAGAGGTATTTTATGCAGGGAATAAAAGACTCTTTGAAGAATTAAATATTTCACTAAAAAGGTACGAATACGAGCTACAGAATTTACAAAGCGACGGGAAAACAGTAGTAATTATAGGAACTTCCAAAGAAATCCTCGGTGTAATTGCAGTAGCGGACACCATACGACCAACTACAGTAAAAGCATTAAAAGGGTTAAAACAAGTGGGAGTTAATCAGATTGTCATGCTAACAGGGGATAATAACGGAACGGCTGAACGGATTGCAACTGAAGCGAATGTAAGTCGTTATTTTGCAGAATTATTACCAGAGGATAAGGTAGAGGCTATAAAGCAATTGCAAAAAGAAGGATATACAGTTGCGATGGTTGGAGATGGGATTAATGATGCTCCAGCACTAGCTACTTCAGATCTTGGCATTGCAATGGGTGGTGCTGGAACGGATACGGCAATGGAAACAGCAGATATCGTTTTAATGGCTGATAACCTTGAAAAGCTTCCGCATACGGTAAAGCTAAGCAGAAAAGCACTGACAATTATTAAACAAAATATTTGGTTCTCATTAATAATAAAATTGATTGCCTTAGTCCTCATTTTTCCTGGCTGGCTCACTTTATGGATGGCTGTATTGAGTGATACTGGTGCAGCATTGCTTGTCATCTTAAACGCGCTACGCTTACTAAGAGTGAAATAA